A region of Lepus europaeus isolate LE1 chromosome 2, mLepTim1.pri, whole genome shotgun sequence DNA encodes the following proteins:
- the RNF7 gene encoding RING-box protein 2 isoform X2: MADVEDGEETCALSSHSGSTGSKSGGDKMFSLKKWNAVAMWSWDVECDTCAICRVQMPVLDVKRKTNKKIALWCGESATIPSITAACPCG, encoded by the exons ATGGCCGACGTGGAAGACGGCGAGGAGACCTGCGCCCTGTCCTCTCACTCCGGGAGCACAGGCTCCAAGTCGGGGGGCGACAAAATGTTCTCTCTCAAGAAGTGGAACGCGGTGGCCATGTGGAGCTGGGACGTGGAGTGCGATACGTGCGCCATCTGCAGGGTCCAA ATGCCTGTCTTAGATGTCAAGCGGAAAACAAACAAGAAGATTGCGTTG TGGTGTGGGGAGAGTGCAACCATTCCTTCCATAACTGCTGCATGTCCCTGTGGGTGA
- the RNF7 gene encoding RING-box protein 2 isoform X1 yields the protein MADVEDGEETCALSSHSGSTGSKSGGDKMFSLKKWNAVAMWSWDVECDTCAICRVQVMDACLRCQAENKQEDCVVVWGECNHSFHNCCMSLWVKQNNRCPLCQQDWVVQRIGK from the exons ATGGCCGACGTGGAAGACGGCGAGGAGACCTGCGCCCTGTCCTCTCACTCCGGGAGCACAGGCTCCAAGTCGGGGGGCGACAAAATGTTCTCTCTCAAGAAGTGGAACGCGGTGGCCATGTGGAGCTGGGACGTGGAGTGCGATACGTGCGCCATCTGCAGGGTCCAAGTGATGG ATGCCTGTCTTAGATGTCAAGCGGAAAACAAACAAGAAGATTGCGTTG TGGTGTGGGGAGAGTGCAACCATTCCTTCCATAACTGCTGCATGTCCCTGTGGGTGAAGCAGAACAATCGCTGCCCGCTGTGCCAGCAGGACTGGGTGGTGCAGAGAATCGGCAAGTGA